Proteins encoded in a region of the Pseudomonas sp. GOM7 genome:
- a CDS encoding nitrate/nitrite transporter encodes MNTSFWKAGHAPTLFAAFLYFDLSFMVWYLLGPLAVQIATDLELNAQQRGLMVATPILAGAVLRLLMGFLADRLSPKTAGLLGQVVVIVALFCAWRIGIGSYEQALLLGLFLGFAGAAFAVALPLASQWYPPQHQGKAMGIAGAGNSGTVLAALFAPGLAALSGWQNVFGWALIPLLAALAIFALVARNAPQRPKPKAFADYLRALGDRDSWWFMFFYSITFGGFIGLASALPGYFSDQYGLNPVTAGYYTAACVFAGSLLRPLGGALADRIGGIRTLLMMYGIASLCIAVVGFNLPSSSAALALFVAAMLGLGAGNGAVFQLVPQRFRAEIGVMTGLIGMAGGIGGFLLAAGLGAIKQHTGDYQLGLWLFASLGVLAWIGLHGVKQRWRTTWGSAAVSAARV; translated from the coding sequence ATGAATACAAGTTTCTGGAAAGCCGGGCACGCCCCCACCCTGTTCGCCGCCTTTCTCTACTTCGACCTGAGCTTCATGGTCTGGTACCTGCTCGGGCCACTGGCGGTACAGATCGCCACCGATCTGGAGCTGAACGCCCAGCAACGCGGCCTGATGGTGGCCACGCCGATTCTGGCAGGCGCCGTGCTGCGCCTGCTGATGGGCTTTCTCGCCGATCGTCTGTCGCCCAAGACCGCCGGCCTGCTCGGCCAGGTGGTGGTCATCGTGGCGCTGTTCTGCGCCTGGCGAATCGGTATCGGCAGCTACGAACAGGCCTTGCTGCTGGGCCTGTTCCTCGGCTTCGCCGGTGCCGCCTTCGCCGTGGCGCTGCCGCTGGCCTCGCAGTGGTATCCGCCGCAGCACCAGGGCAAGGCCATGGGCATCGCCGGCGCCGGCAACTCCGGCACGGTACTGGCGGCGCTGTTCGCCCCGGGCCTGGCCGCACTCTCGGGCTGGCAGAACGTGTTCGGCTGGGCGCTGATCCCGCTGCTGGCGGCCCTGGCGATCTTCGCCCTGGTGGCCAGAAACGCCCCGCAGCGCCCCAAGCCCAAGGCCTTCGCCGATTACCTCAGGGCCCTCGGCGACCGCGATAGCTGGTGGTTCATGTTCTTCTACAGCATTACCTTCGGTGGCTTCATCGGCCTGGCCAGCGCCCTGCCCGGCTACTTCAGCGACCAGTACGGGCTGAACCCGGTCACCGCCGGCTATTACACCGCCGCCTGCGTCTTCGCCGGCAGCCTGCTGCGCCCGCTCGGCGGCGCCCTGGCCGACCGCATCGGCGGCATCCGCACCCTGCTGATGATGTACGGCATCGCTTCACTGTGCATTGCCGTGGTGGGCTTCAACCTGCCCAGCTCGAGTGCGGCGCTGGCCTTGTTCGTCGCTGCGATGCTCGGCCTGGGTGCCGGCAACGGCGCGGTGTTCCAGCTAGTACCGCAGCGCTTTCGCGCGGAAATCGGCGTGATGACCGGGTTGATCGGCATGGCCGGTGGTATCGGCGGCTTCCTCCTCGCCGCCGGCCTCGGCGCCATCAAGCAGCACACGGGGGATTACCAGCTTGGCCTGTGGCTGTTCGCCAGCCTCGGCGTGCTGGCCTGGATCGGCCTGCATGGGGTCAAGCAGCGCTGGCGCACCACCTGGGGCAGTGCCGCAGTGAGCGCTGCGCGGGTGTGA
- a CDS encoding bifunctional protein-serine/threonine kinase/phosphatase, protein MALQLSTGEASATGPRSENQDALRVVTPAPALAASRGYLLSLADGVSQCADGGLAARATLQALALDYYATPETWPVQYSLDRLLTAHNRWLQANGGGQPLLTTLTALVLRGRRYTLAHIGDSRAYLWRDGQLMRLTEDHVWEQPGMQHVLKRAMGLDQHLVVDYREGELQVADAFLLISDGVWSALSDARIAQLLQSSNDVQGLCQALIAEAHRAGSQDNASALLVRIERLPEEAALADTLAQLAHWPLPPRLRAGQHFEGWRVEGLLGESRQSLIYRVSDADGQPWLLKTLPTSRASEEQAGPALLQEEWLLRRVAGRHFPEVHALPQRQHLYYVQREYKGQTLEARLRQTGPLSLAQWQDLAPRLIKALGLLHRRNIVHRDIKPENLLLSDDGELRVLDFGLAYCPGLSHDEVHSLPGTPSYIAPEAFAGSPPNPQHDLYAAGVTLYHLLCGHYPHGEIEAFQRPRFAQPVPVSRYRPDIPTWLDELLARAVDASPEQRFETAEEWLLALDMGERRSLDKRPRPLLEREPLRVWRTVALLSLLINLLLAVLLLK, encoded by the coding sequence ATGGCCCTGCAACTGAGCACCGGCGAAGCCAGCGCCACCGGCCCGCGCAGCGAGAATCAGGACGCCCTGCGTGTGGTCACCCCGGCGCCGGCCCTGGCCGCCAGCCGGGGCTACCTGCTGAGCCTGGCCGACGGCGTCAGCCAGTGCGCCGATGGTGGCCTGGCGGCCCGCGCGACTCTGCAGGCACTGGCGCTGGATTATTACGCCACGCCGGAAACCTGGCCCGTGCAGTACAGCCTGGATCGCCTGCTCACCGCGCACAACCGCTGGCTGCAGGCCAACGGCGGCGGTCAGCCGCTACTCACCACCCTCACCGCCCTGGTGCTGCGCGGCCGGCGCTATACCTTGGCGCATATCGGCGACAGTCGCGCCTACCTCTGGCGTGACGGCCAACTCATGCGCCTGACCGAGGATCATGTCTGGGAACAGCCGGGCATGCAGCATGTGCTCAAGCGCGCCATGGGTCTCGACCAACATCTGGTGGTGGATTACCGGGAAGGTGAGCTGCAGGTCGCCGACGCCTTCCTGCTGATCAGCGATGGCGTCTGGAGCGCACTCAGCGACGCGCGTATCGCTCAATTGCTACAGAGCAGCAACGATGTCCAAGGCCTATGCCAGGCGCTGATCGCCGAAGCGCACCGCGCCGGCAGCCAGGACAACGCCAGTGCCCTACTGGTGCGAATCGAGCGACTCCCCGAGGAAGCGGCCCTGGCCGACACCCTGGCGCAATTGGCGCACTGGCCGTTGCCACCGCGCCTGCGTGCCGGGCAACACTTCGAGGGCTGGCGGGTCGAAGGGCTGCTGGGCGAGTCGCGCCAGTCGCTGATCTATCGGGTCAGCGATGCCGATGGCCAGCCCTGGCTGCTCAAGACCCTGCCCACCAGCCGCGCCAGCGAAGAACAGGCTGGCCCGGCACTGTTGCAAGAAGAATGGCTGCTGCGCCGCGTCGCCGGTCGCCACTTCCCCGAAGTGCACGCCCTGCCACAACGCCAGCATCTGTATTACGTACAGCGCGAATACAAGGGGCAAACCCTGGAGGCACGCCTACGCCAGACGGGCCCGCTGAGCCTGGCGCAGTGGCAGGATCTGGCTCCACGCCTGATCAAGGCACTGGGGCTGCTGCACCGGCGCAATATCGTCCATCGCGATATCAAGCCGGAGAACCTGCTGCTCAGCGACGACGGTGAACTGCGCGTACTCGACTTCGGCCTGGCCTACTGCCCAGGCCTGAGCCACGACGAGGTCCATAGCCTGCCCGGCACACCCAGCTATATCGCCCCGGAAGCCTTCGCCGGCAGCCCGCCCAACCCACAGCACGATCTTTACGCCGCCGGCGTGACGCTCTATCACCTGCTGTGCGGGCACTATCCCCATGGCGAGATCGAAGCCTTCCAGCGCCCGCGTTTCGCTCAACCCGTGCCGGTCAGCCGTTACCGCCCGGACATCCCGACCTGGCTCGACGAATTGCTCGCTCGCGCCGTCGACGCCAGCCCGGAACAGCGCTTCGAGACCGCCGAGGAATGGCTGCTGGCGCTGGACATGGGCGAGCGCAGATCGCTCGACAAGCGGCCACGGCCCTTGCTGGAACGCGAGCCACTGCGGGTCTGGCGCACGGTGGCGTTGCTGTCGCTGCTCATCAATCTGCTGCTGGCGGTACTGCTGCTCAAGTAA
- the nirB gene encoding nitrite reductase large subunit NirB, protein MQKLKLVMIGNGMAGVRTLEELLKLAPDLYDITVFGAEPHPNYNRILLSPVLAGEQTFEEIVLNDLNWYADNGIKLLLGRKVVKIDRKARRVIADDGSEAEYDRLLIATGSTPFILPIPGKDLDGVIGYRDIADTQTMMDTAKTHKHAVVIGGGLLGLEAANGLKLRGMDVTVVHLGDWLLERQLDRTAGELLQKSLEDRGLKFLLPKHTAELLDNGEGRVCAVKFKDGEVIPADLVVMAAGIRPNTELAESAGIACNRGILVNDTLQTYDPRVYAIGECASHRGIAYGLVAPLFEQAKVCANHLAQLGFSRYQGSVTSTKLKVTGIDLFSAGEFMGGEGTETITLSDPIGGVYKKLVIKDDVLVGACLYGDTADGGWYFRQIRENHNVSEIRDHLMFGEGAIGDVGHQGADKTANMPDSMEICGCNGVCKGTIVKAIQENGLFSVDEVKKHTKAASSCGSCAGLVEQILISTVGGAADVKPKSEKAICGCSDLNHGQIRKAIREQHLTSMAQTMEYLNWSTPNGCATCRPALNYYLISTWPGEAQDDPQSRLINERAHANIQKDGTYSVVPRMWGGVTNPSELRRIADVADKYNVPMVKVTGGQRIDLLGIKKEDLPAVWKELDMPSGHAYGKSIRTVKTCVGSEFCRFGTQNSTQLGIDLEHDLFNMWSPHKVKLAVSGCPRNCAEAGIKDVGIIGVDSGFEIYIGGNGGIKTEVAEFFVKVKTAEEVREYNAAFLQLYREEAFYLERTVHYLQRVGMEYIKKAVIDDEANRKALAARLHYALSFEQDPWKQRIETPQLKKEFDTIKVVQLEEATV, encoded by the coding sequence ATGCAGAAACTCAAGCTGGTGATGATCGGCAACGGCATGGCGGGTGTGCGCACCCTCGAAGAGCTGCTCAAGCTCGCCCCCGATCTTTATGACATCACGGTGTTCGGCGCCGAGCCGCACCCCAACTACAACCGCATCCTGCTTTCGCCGGTGCTGGCTGGCGAACAGACCTTCGAGGAGATCGTGCTCAACGATCTCAACTGGTACGCCGACAACGGCATCAAGCTGCTGCTCGGGCGCAAGGTAGTGAAGATCGACCGCAAGGCACGCCGGGTGATCGCCGATGACGGTAGCGAGGCCGAGTATGACCGCCTGCTGATCGCCACCGGTTCCACGCCCTTCATCCTGCCGATTCCGGGCAAGGATCTGGACGGCGTGATCGGCTACCGCGACATCGCCGACACCCAGACCATGATGGACACCGCCAAGACCCACAAGCATGCAGTGGTCATCGGTGGCGGCCTGCTCGGCCTGGAAGCGGCCAATGGCCTCAAGTTGCGCGGCATGGACGTGACCGTGGTGCACCTCGGCGATTGGCTGCTGGAGCGCCAGCTGGACCGTACCGCAGGCGAGCTGCTGCAGAAGTCGCTGGAAGACCGCGGCCTGAAGTTCCTCCTGCCCAAGCACACCGCTGAATTGCTGGATAACGGCGAAGGCCGAGTGTGCGCGGTGAAGTTCAAGGATGGCGAAGTGATTCCCGCCGACCTGGTAGTGATGGCCGCCGGCATCCGCCCCAACACCGAACTGGCGGAGAGCGCCGGCATCGCCTGCAACCGTGGCATCCTGGTCAACGACACCCTGCAGACCTATGACCCGCGCGTCTATGCCATCGGCGAATGCGCCAGCCACCGTGGCATCGCCTACGGTCTGGTGGCGCCGCTGTTCGAGCAGGCCAAGGTCTGCGCCAACCACCTGGCCCAGCTCGGTTTCTCCCGCTATCAGGGCTCGGTGACCTCCACCAAGCTCAAGGTTACCGGCATCGACCTGTTCTCCGCCGGGGAATTCATGGGCGGCGAAGGCACCGAAACCATCACCCTCTCCGACCCCATCGGCGGCGTGTACAAGAAGCTGGTGATCAAGGACGACGTACTGGTCGGCGCCTGCCTGTACGGCGACACCGCCGATGGCGGCTGGTACTTCCGCCAAATCCGCGAGAACCACAACGTCAGCGAAATTCGTGACCATTTGATGTTCGGCGAAGGCGCCATCGGCGACGTCGGCCACCAGGGCGCGGACAAGACCGCCAACATGCCCGACAGCATGGAAATCTGCGGCTGCAACGGCGTGTGCAAGGGCACCATCGTCAAGGCCATCCAGGAGAACGGCCTGTTCTCCGTCGACGAGGTCAAGAAGCACACCAAGGCGGCCAGCTCCTGCGGCTCCTGCGCCGGCCTGGTGGAGCAGATCCTGATCAGCACCGTGGGCGGTGCGGCAGACGTCAAGCCCAAGAGCGAGAAGGCCATCTGCGGCTGCTCCGACCTCAATCATGGGCAGATCCGCAAGGCCATCCGTGAACAGCACCTGACCTCCATGGCGCAGACCATGGAGTACCTGAACTGGAGCACGCCCAACGGCTGCGCCACCTGCCGCCCGGCGCTGAACTACTACCTGATTTCCACCTGGCCGGGCGAGGCTCAGGACGACCCGCAGTCGCGCCTGATCAACGAACGCGCCCACGCCAATATCCAGAAGGACGGCACCTACTCGGTGGTGCCGCGCATGTGGGGCGGCGTGACCAACCCGTCGGAGCTGCGCCGCATCGCCGACGTTGCCGACAAGTACAACGTGCCCATGGTCAAGGTCACCGGCGGCCAGCGCATCGACCTGCTGGGGATCAAGAAGGAAGACCTGCCGGCGGTGTGGAAGGAGCTGGACATGCCCTCCGGCCACGCCTACGGCAAATCCATCCGCACCGTGAAGACCTGCGTGGGCAGCGAGTTCTGCCGCTTCGGCACGCAGAACTCGACCCAGCTCGGCATCGACCTGGAGCACGACCTGTTCAACATGTGGTCGCCGCACAAGGTCAAGCTGGCGGTTTCCGGTTGCCCACGCAACTGCGCCGAGGCTGGCATCAAGGACGTCGGCATCATCGGCGTGGACTCCGGCTTCGAGATCTACATCGGCGGCAACGGCGGCATCAAGACCGAGGTGGCCGAGTTCTTCGTCAAGGTCAAGACAGCCGAAGAGGTGCGCGAATACAACGCTGCCTTCCTCCAGCTCTACCGCGAGGAAGCCTTCTACCTGGAGCGCACCGTGCACTACCTGCAGCGTGTCGGCATGGAATACATCAAGAAGGCGGTGATCGACGACGAGGCCAACCGCAAGGCGCTGGCCGCGCGCCTGCACTATGCCCTGTCGTTCGAGCAGGATCCGTGGAAGCAGCGCATCGAGACGCCACAACTGAAGAAGGAATTCGACACCATCAAGGTCGTGCAACTCGAGGAGGCCACGGTATGA
- the nirD gene encoding nitrite reductase small subunit NirD — protein MSWLDICALDEINPLGSRIVEGPKGDIAIFRTAADEVFALDDRCPHKGGPLSQGLIYGKRVACPLHNWQIELESGEAVAPDVGCAHRHHVRVENGRVLLALNTTEKCA, from the coding sequence ATGAGCTGGCTGGATATCTGCGCCCTGGATGAGATCAACCCGCTGGGCTCGCGCATCGTCGAAGGCCCCAAGGGCGATATCGCCATCTTTCGTACCGCGGCCGACGAGGTCTTCGCCCTCGACGATCGATGCCCGCACAAGGGCGGCCCGCTGTCCCAGGGGCTGATCTACGGCAAGCGCGTGGCCTGCCCGTTGCACAACTGGCAGATCGAACTGGAATCCGGCGAGGCCGTGGCACCGGACGTCGGCTGCGCCCACCGGCACCACGTCCGGGTCGAGAACGGCCGCGTGCTGCTGGCCCTGAATACCACCGAGAAATGTGCGTAA
- a CDS encoding nitrate reductase: MASPTQITASTCCYCGVGCGVLIEHDGEQILGVAGDPSHPANFGKLCSKGSTLHLTGDLDARGLYPELRLGKSLARTRTDWNSALDHAAAVFAETIREHGPNSVAFYISGQLLTEDYYAFNKLARALVGTHNIDSNSRLCMSSAVVGYKRSLGADAPPCSYEDIEQSECVLIAGSNMAYAHPVLFRRLEEAKARRPDMKVIVIDPRRTDTCELADLHLAILPGTDVALFHGILHILLWEGLIDRAYIDAHTEGFEALKDLVRDYSPAAVAEICGISREALQTCAQWIGQAPSFLSLWCMGLNQSSSGSAKNSALINLHLATGQIGKPGAGPFSLTGQPNAMGGRETGSLSNLLPGHREAGDAEHRAEVAAYWGIDALPETPGLSAIELFDAVHDGRIKALWIACTNPAQSLPNQNKVHEALAACPFVVVQEAFFTTETCHYADLLLPAASWGEKEGTVTNSERRVSHVRPAVPAPAEARPDWSITCDFARRLETLLRPGLPSLFDFTSSESLFEEYKHLTAQRDLDLSGLSYALLDGQGPQQWPFPADASQGTARLYADGRFPTTSGRAQFHADPYRAPKERREARYSLSLNTGRLRDQWHGMSRTGTAAQLFGHVEGPLLGLHPDELRRRRLQDGDLVRLHSRRGSLILPVQSDDSVRPGQAWLPMHWGNRFLRGLGTNVLTQPACDPLSKQPELKHAGVEVDKVELPWQFFALVEGQVQQRLEALRPLFEGFAFASLTPTGRERPALLIRAASTVAPQPELLAQIDRLLHLNEGPVLAYDDPRRTVGKRVRIEEGRIVSIRLAGETAASEWLRSLWLDGQADADLRRWLLAPVSAPPGSASTALRGKTLCNCLNVSESAVCAGIERGLDLNGLKQELKCGTSCGSCVPEIRRLLARQPAVTHA; encoded by the coding sequence ATGGCCAGCCCCACGCAAATTACCGCCTCCACCTGCTGCTACTGCGGCGTCGGCTGCGGCGTGCTGATCGAGCACGACGGCGAGCAGATCCTCGGCGTCGCCGGCGACCCCAGCCACCCGGCCAACTTCGGCAAGCTGTGCAGCAAGGGCTCGACCTTGCACCTGACCGGCGATCTCGACGCCCGCGGCCTGTACCCCGAGCTGCGTCTGGGCAAGAGCCTGGCCCGTACCCGCACGGACTGGAACAGCGCCCTGGATCACGCCGCGGCCGTGTTCGCCGAAACCATCCGCGAACACGGCCCGAACAGCGTCGCCTTCTACATTTCCGGGCAACTGCTGACCGAGGACTACTACGCCTTCAACAAGCTGGCCCGCGCCCTGGTCGGTACCCACAATATCGACTCCAACTCGCGGCTGTGCATGTCCAGCGCTGTGGTGGGCTACAAACGCAGCCTCGGCGCCGACGCGCCGCCCTGCTCCTACGAAGACATCGAACAGAGCGAGTGCGTGCTGATCGCCGGCTCCAACATGGCCTACGCCCACCCCGTGCTGTTCCGCCGCCTGGAAGAAGCCAAGGCGCGCCGGCCGGACATGAAAGTGATCGTCATCGACCCGCGGCGCACCGATACCTGCGAGTTGGCCGACCTCCATCTGGCGATACTGCCTGGCACCGATGTCGCCCTGTTCCACGGCATCCTGCATATCCTGCTGTGGGAAGGCTTGATCGACCGCGCCTACATCGACGCCCATACCGAAGGCTTCGAGGCGCTGAAGGATCTGGTACGCGACTACAGCCCCGCTGCCGTCGCGGAAATCTGCGGTATCAGTCGTGAGGCGCTGCAGACCTGCGCGCAATGGATCGGCCAGGCACCCAGCTTTCTCTCGCTCTGGTGCATGGGGCTCAATCAGTCATCCTCCGGCAGCGCCAAGAACAGCGCGCTGATCAACCTGCACCTGGCCACCGGACAGATCGGCAAACCCGGTGCAGGCCCCTTCTCCCTGACTGGCCAGCCCAACGCCATGGGCGGTCGCGAGACCGGCAGCCTGAGTAACCTGCTGCCCGGCCATCGCGAAGCCGGCGATGCCGAACACCGCGCCGAAGTCGCTGCCTACTGGGGTATCGATGCCCTGCCGGAGACGCCCGGCCTGTCCGCTATCGAACTCTTCGATGCGGTGCACGACGGGCGCATCAAGGCGCTGTGGATCGCCTGCACCAACCCGGCACAATCGCTGCCGAACCAGAACAAGGTGCACGAAGCCCTGGCCGCCTGCCCCTTCGTGGTGGTGCAGGAAGCCTTCTTCACCACCGAGACCTGCCACTACGCCGACCTGCTGCTACCCGCCGCCAGTTGGGGCGAGAAGGAAGGCACGGTGACCAACTCCGAGCGCCGCGTCAGCCATGTACGCCCGGCCGTGCCAGCGCCCGCAGAGGCGCGGCCCGACTGGTCGATCACCTGCGACTTCGCTCGTCGCCTGGAAACCCTGCTCCGCCCCGGCCTGCCCAGCCTGTTCGACTTCACCAGCAGCGAATCGCTGTTCGAGGAATACAAACACCTGACCGCCCAGCGCGATCTCGACCTCTCGGGGCTGAGCTACGCCCTGCTGGATGGCCAGGGCCCGCAGCAATGGCCGTTTCCGGCCGATGCCAGCCAGGGCACCGCGCGCCTCTATGCCGACGGCCGCTTCCCCACCACCAGCGGCCGCGCACAGTTCCATGCCGATCCCTACCGCGCACCGAAGGAAAGGCGCGAGGCGCGCTATTCGCTGAGCCTCAACACCGGCCGCCTGCGCGACCAGTGGCACGGCATGAGTCGTACCGGTACGGCCGCGCAACTGTTCGGCCACGTCGAAGGCCCCTTGCTGGGTCTACACCCGGATGAATTGCGACGCAGGCGCCTGCAGGACGGCGATCTGGTCAGGCTGCACAGCCGTCGCGGCAGTCTGATCCTGCCGGTGCAGAGCGACGACAGTGTGCGGCCTGGCCAGGCCTGGCTACCGATGCACTGGGGCAATCGTTTCCTGCGAGGTCTGGGCACCAATGTGCTGACCCAGCCGGCCTGCGATCCACTGTCCAAGCAGCCAGAGCTCAAGCATGCCGGCGTCGAGGTGGATAAGGTCGAGCTGCCCTGGCAGTTCTTCGCCCTGGTCGAAGGCCAAGTGCAGCAACGCCTCGAGGCGCTTCGCCCGCTATTCGAGGGCTTCGCCTTCGCCAGCCTCACGCCCACAGGGCGCGAGCGCCCCGCCCTGCTGATTCGTGCCGCCAGTACCGTAGCGCCGCAGCCCGAGTTGCTGGCGCAGATCGACCGGCTGCTGCACCTGAACGAAGGCCCGGTGCTGGCCTATGACGACCCACGCCGCACCGTCGGCAAGCGTGTGCGTATCGAGGAAGGCCGCATCGTCAGCATCCGCCTGGCCGGAGAAACCGCCGCCAGCGAATGGCTCAGAAGCTTGTGGCTGGATGGCCAGGCCGACGCCGATCTGCGTCGCTGGCTGCTCGCCCCGGTCTCGGCACCGCCGGGCAGCGCCAGCACTGCGCTGCGCGGCAAGACCCTGTGCAACTGCCTGAACGTCAGCGAAAGCGCGGTGTGCGCCGGCATCGAACGCGGCCTGGATCTGAACGGCCTCAAGCAGGAACTCAAGTGCGGCACCAGTTGCGGCTCCTGCGTCCCTGAAATCAGACGCCTGCTGGCTCGACAGCCAGCGGTGACACACGCGTAG
- the cobA gene encoding uroporphyrinogen-III C-methyltransferase, translated as MSAKVWLVGAGPGDPELLTLKAVKALSQADIVMIDDLVNPAVLEHCPGARIVAVGKRGGCRSTPQVFIHRLMLRYARQGKCVVRLKGGDPCIFGRGSEEADWLNAHGIEVELVNGITAGLAGATQCGIPLTLRGVARGVTLVTAHTQDDSGLNWQALAQSGTTLVVYMGVAKLDEIQAGLLAGGMNGDMPVAMIENASLPAQRECRSRLAALQNDAAAFSLKSPAILVIGEVARASAQISMPQLLHA; from the coding sequence ATGAGCGCAAAAGTCTGGCTGGTGGGCGCTGGCCCTGGTGATCCCGAGCTGCTGACCCTCAAGGCGGTGAAAGCCCTGAGCCAGGCCGATATCGTGATGATCGACGATCTGGTCAACCCCGCAGTACTGGAGCACTGCCCAGGGGCGCGCATCGTAGCAGTGGGCAAACGCGGCGGTTGCCGCTCCACCCCACAGGTCTTCATTCATCGCCTGATGCTGCGTTATGCGCGCCAGGGCAAATGCGTGGTGCGCCTCAAGGGGGGCGACCCGTGCATCTTTGGTCGTGGCAGCGAAGAAGCCGACTGGCTGAACGCCCATGGCATCGAGGTGGAACTGGTCAACGGCATCACCGCCGGCCTGGCCGGTGCTACCCAGTGCGGCATCCCCCTGACCCTGCGCGGTGTCGCCCGTGGCGTCACCCTGGTCACAGCACATACGCAGGACGACAGCGGCCTGAACTGGCAAGCGCTGGCGCAGAGCGGTACGACCTTGGTGGTGTACATGGGCGTGGCCAAGCTGGACGAGATTCAGGCTGGCCTGCTCGCCGGCGGCATGAATGGCGATATGCCGGTGGCAATGATCGAAAACGCCTCGCTGCCCGCGCAGCGCGAATGTCGCAGCCGGCTCGCGGCGCTGCAGAACGATGCTGCGGCCTTTTCCCTGAAGAGCCCGGCCATCCTAGTGATTGGCGAAGTGGCCCGCGCCAGCGCCCAGATCAGCATGCCCCAGCTCCTGCATGCCTGA